The nucleotide sequence TTAAGATTATAATTCAGAACCAAACATGAATTACTTTTAGAATAGGAATGGTGAGTCTGTGACCAAAAAACGAAGAGAAACAATGCATTCCTTAACATTCctgaaatttttttaacattcataaagaataatttttcttttcatttcctTTTCATTCTTTTTGTTGCAGAGAAATATAGAACAAATTTATTTCTCACTAAATATGATAAGGAATCATTATTCTAGCCCCATAAGAACATGACCGGACTTTAAATTCTAGATCCAAAATATTTATGGACCAGACCGGATCAAGCTCAAATATTTACGGGCTTAGCGAATTTGGATCGAGCCGTCAGGCCGGGAAAACCCTAATTAACGCCCCTAAcagtaatattttttagaatgaAATCTTTTATTGGGGCTCGATTTGAAATAAAGTCCACCAGTATTTGTAAAGAAATACTTTATACATTgatttatagaaatatttttttaaccttaaaattttgaaaaataagtgTACTAATTAAATgttcaatttttgtttctttattttggttatatttatatcattttgttttgtataatttttcatGTTTAGCTTTTGATactatacaaatatttttttcaaaaaaaaaaaacaaattgaatgGGGCCCTCATTATATCGGGcccgtccctttttttttcttgaaagataaaattttaaaacgctGCGTTTAGTTCTTTAAATGAGACGAATACGCGCGTTTTGAAGTTGGTTATATAACGGAAAGTTTCAGAGGTGAGAGTttgagaagacgaagaagaaaagAACGAAAGAAAAgatcagaagaagaagtaagCTTTGCGATGGGTGATGATGATCATAAGCCTCCGCCAACAACGGAGGAGATTCGCCAGAAGATGATCAGCTCCTTTACTACTGAGATCACATCTTCTTCGGAACAAGTCGCTATCCTCATTCTTGAAGCTCATCAATGGGATATCGCCGCTGCAGTCTCCGCCTTCAGAGACGCCGTCGTCGCAGCAGCCGACGCCGCCTCCACCGCCAGGGAAAATGCTCATTCTACGATACGGTTGCGATCACCACGGTCTCCTTCTCGTGCCTTCTCTCCTAGCGATGGGAACATCCTCAGCGACTCCGATGAAAAAGAGTACGtttctttttattctttcaaGAGATGAATCTTTAGTTTCGAAAGCCAATATGCGATTATATATGTTGAATCTTGTGACCATCTTGCTTTTAGATCATAACAAAAGGTTTTGTATTTTAGGAACGACGATGCTATGGAATCAGATGATGTAGACAGAGAtctaccatcatcatcatcatcattagcATCATTACCAAGAAGACTAAAGTTCAGAAGCTTAAGCGAAATTCTTTCAGTTACTCCACAAGTGATCCCGCGCACTGTCACTCTTTATAGGAATGGTGTCACTTTCGATGATGATAATATATTATGGCCATTGGATGATCCCCAATGTGCAGAGTATCTTGAGGTTTTActatccttcttcttttttttgttcagttcAAATTTTGTGCTTCTAATTCTCTAGTTTAGCTTGGATTGATTATTAACATAGGTTTCCATGTCGATTCAAGTTCGTAGAAAGCTTGGAGTCACCACGTTCACTCGATTCTCCAGGTGGCAAACGGCGTGTCCTTATCACACTCATTAGGCGTCAAcaagaagacttccatgtatatatatctctctttctctcataaTGCTTATGCATGTTCTCTTACTGAAATGTTGACAGCTCTTTGGTTTTTATCTCTCTAACAACAGGAGCCACCAAAACCATTCCAAGGTGTGGGAAGAACTCTAGCCGAGCCAGACTCTGTCCCACCAGCTTCATCCGACTCACTGACCACAGAAGCAACAACATCAATGGATCCCACAGCTCCAACAACCTCGATCAAGGTCATATTAGCAGACGGCACACCCATTGTCTCCCGGTTCACTACTACTCACCATACCATCAGAGACGTTCGAGACTTCATTGACGCGGCTACACCAGGTGCCTCCAGAGACTACCAATTACTCATCATGGGGTCGTCTCCTCCTACACCACTGACGACTGACTTAGACCAAACCATCGACCAAGCTGGCATCTCCAACTCTGTTCTCACCCTGAAGTTCTAGACCTTCCTCTTATGcacataaaatatattacacATGTTGATATCATCAAAACACACGCTTTTTGTTGTTTTGACTTTCTTTTCTCTAGGCTAAAAGtcttttactttataaataaaaacgttcgacttttaaaattttaaataaaaattaggttGTCAGTGTGCAGTTTGCTTTTGAGTTTGTATATGCATAAGTTTAATTTGGGCGAAAAAGGAGCGCCCTTTATGCAACATTTATTTGATCacaatttaatttttctaatagtaactagaaataattatttgataaactTATATTTATTCATTCTCTCTATTATTTGATTTATCTTTTGATATATGTCaactagaaataattatttgataacaatttattttttataaaatgttaaacagaagataattgtaaaaggTTATATGCTAGTAATTTTCCTTTCCTAAAATCCTAcccaaaaaatgtaaaatagtatttgatatatatatatatatatatttgattgtaaatgaaaaggagcactttttaaaaacaatctaaaaaaattaaaattttaaaattatttaataataatttaaaaaaaaatttgatgacaagtatgatgttaaaactatttaattaacttcataccaaaaaaaactatttaattaacaaaaattaaaaaaattaggatgTTGTCATGATTGCTATTTATATGTGTTTGGTCATATGAAGATCATACACATGTTTGATATGTATTTGCttgtttggtcataagaaatagattattattattctcaCGAAGTGATTTTTACATgcattttgttaaaaaaatcaaGCTTCATCGCCATcttattacatttttgtttttattatgtaatatttttctacttcatttttaattaaaatactgTTATAGAAATATATCATTAAGAAATAatgaattaagaaaattattaagcatcagataagtttaataaaatattaaattattacataagAAAGTATATGATGTTGTCATTGACTCAATTGactttatttaacttttaatttttatttcattctaatTCTTAATTCGGGTTGGATTGAGTTTAAAGTTATAGGTATGAGTGTTTTCTCTAGCACTAAGTAGAAAGTTGATAAAAATTACCTATGCACCAtgcttataaaatataaatattaactgGAATTTGTGTAAAAATGAGttcttaattataaaataagtcTCACACAACATATGAAAAACAATCctaaaagtataataaaatgatttattacttttattttcttattaaattaAAGCATCAAACAAAATTCGTTGCAACGCACAGACTTATATCTAGTATATCTATAAAGTAAAAGTACaagaatctttatttttttaatgaaatctatttttgttattttttttctttttttgtgctatttttgtcaaataaataaaatttaaatttttttggaagaTTTGCCCATAATAAATGTTTGTCGAGATATTTTAAACCTATACTAGGTTAGCTTTTGAATCCAAGACAGCTTCAAGAGATGGGTGCTGACAAGCCACTTTCTATTAGTTAACTCTATACTCATCATTTattccaaatataaaataatgctTACCTGTGTTTGTGTTtgaatttagttatttaataatgAATGAaaccaaaaagagaaaatgtaATTGTTTTTCTAAATATTAATAATCAAATTATTCATAATCAACTATCAGGAGTTGTGAAGAGCGCACATTACAATGAGACTGGGGTACTGAATAGATGAGGAGAGAAAATTGATGGACTGATTGATTTGAAAtaaaccaacaacaaaaaaaaaaccaacaacTCCACAACTTTAAGAGAAAACCAATAAATAACAATGGAACACCAATAGATCGAATGTTCCAAatgattttgattgtttgaatgtATCAACAATAACATGAACAAAATTAAATAGAATGCTACACATGAATCAAAACACTCAGGTCGTTGCATGTACCAGTTATTTTGTTACAAAACCGCAATAATTGATATAAACCAACATATGATTAAATAAAAAGACAAGATTAAAAACAGAAGAGCTTCGATTCGATATTATTGATCAGATGTGTTACTTATGAATCAGCAAGAACAGCCTGGTCTTGACGGCTCCTCAAGAATGTCTGTAACAGATGCAGACAAGTCTCTGGAATATCTGcaaattaaaagacaaaataatcaaattaagaaaaattggAAGAGTTATATATGTCGGAGAAAAGTTGGAAAAGTTAGATGTGTCTATGAATCAAAGTTGATGCACAGAAACTCACATGTAATCTTGTTTATGTTCATTGGAGAGAGCTTTGTGTGCAACACCCAAAAAAGCTTCATCCACATTGATATTTTCCTTTGCAGAGGTTTCATAGTACGGTATGTTTCCCTTCGTACCACACCATTCAACGGCTCTCTTATCCGAAACCTGCATAAGCAAATTTGCTGAAGTTAAGCGTTTTGGTGGGTCAAAAGAGAAGATTCATAGAGAATATAGTCTTACAACTCGGGTGTTTCCACCATCTACATCGGTTTTGTTCCCAATCAAAACAAATGGAAATTTCTCAGGTTCCACAGGATTTGCCTGGAAGGTATCAGTAAAAGGAATCGAATCCGTCagaaatttgaatataaacGCACGGTAACTCTAACTTCTCTCGCAAGAAAATGAATGATTAAGGCAAAACCTGTTTGAGGAACTCCATGTACCAAGTATTGAGTGTTTCAAAAGATTTGAGATTGTTAACGTCGTAAACAAGAACGCAACAATCAGCACCTCTATAGAACGCAGCTCCTAGACTGTGAAATCTCTCTTGTCCAGCCGTATCCCATATCTACAAACAGAgttttataagatatttt is from Brassica napus cultivar Da-Ae chromosome A4, Da-Ae, whole genome shotgun sequence and encodes:
- the LOC106420735 gene encoding plant UBX domain-containing protein 5-like, whose translation is MGDDDHKPPPTTEEIRQKMISSFTTEITSSSEQVAILILEAHQWDIAAAVSAFRDAVVAAADAASTARENAHSTIRLRSPRSPSRAFSPSDGNILSDSDEKENDDAMESDDVDRDLPSSSSSLASLPRRLKFRSLSEILSVTPQVIPRTVTLYRNGVTFDDDNILWPLDDPQCAEYLEFVESLESPRSLDSPGGKRRVLITLIRRQQEDFHEPPKPFQGVGRTLAEPDSVPPASSDSLTTEATTSMDPTAPTTSIKVILADGTPIVSRFTTTHHTIRDVRDFIDAATPGASRDYQLLIMGSSPPTPLTTDLDQTIDQAGISNSVLTLKF
- the LOC106420672 gene encoding ras-related protein RABG2 — its product is MESLKNRTLLKVIVLGDSGVGKTSLMNQYVYKKFNRQYKATIGADFVTKELHIEDKAVTLQIWDTAGQERFHSLGAAFYRGADCCVLVYDVNNLKSFETLNTWYMEFLKQANPVEPEKFPFVLIGNKTDVDGGNTRVVSDKRAVEWCGTKGNIPYYETSAKENINVDEAFLGVAHKALSNEHKQDYIYSRDLSASVTDILEEPSRPGCSC